The genomic stretch tcactgataagaaaactgttaTAAAAGTCATCATCAGCCTGTAGACAGCAGGAACTGGCCGACTTTGGGAGAGACTTGCCTGTTGAGCCACTTCCAGCGAGCAGGATGGGCTTTGGTTGCAGCGCACTGCCGGTGCTTCTGGTGCTGGTCATGCCGCCTGTCTGGGGCCTCATCTATGTGCAGCCTGAGCAGGTTCACCTGTCGTACGGCGGTAAGTCCTCGTCATTCtatgtttgtcatcattctcCTCATCTTACTCTCGGTGTCGGCCCTCTACTCTGCAGTTATCCCCCTTTACTGCAGCTTGTGGCTCAAAAATCCCATTGCTCTTTGTTTCACTTCATTGACTATGATTgtcgattattattattattattattattattattattattattattaatgagagtggtgtcccttgGCCTAACCGGCTGAGGAGACCAGCTCTGTATTTGTTGTCTCCCATCACCTGTTGTGAGTTTCGTCCCTGTTATTTAAcacatctttgtctttctgttcaATGGTCTGCTTGCCTGTGATAGATTACAACCCGTACATCGGAGAAGTAGAGTAACTTTGTGATCTCATCTCCTGTCGTTATCATCTGTTGCTGATGTAAGCTTCCTTCTCACGGGACTGTCCCAGATGTTCCGACCGAAATGGTGGTCACGTGGGTGACCCAGGACACGACCTCAGCATCAACAGTGATGTATGGCTTGTCAGACCTCAATCAGACAGCCTCAGGAAGCATGACTACATTTGTGGATGGTGGTTCCCAGCGTCGTACACTGTACATTCACCGCGTGACACTCACTGGTCTAAAGCCCGGACAGAAATATGGTAATTACTTatcattgtatattttaatatttctgctTTACAATGAACAAGCGCCATctttacacataaatacatatatgtCATTGCCAACAAGTATCTTTACACAACCATGGACACTAACATTGGAGCAAATAGTGAGGAAAACATACCTAATGGTCATCATGCTTATCACAAGTCAacaatctatatatatatatgccagtATAATAAACTACAATGCTACATTACACACGTTTCTCCATACAAATGCACGTAAGTGGATAAATAGTTATGTGCACATTTTGACCAGAAAAGTGACATTCATCCATAAagcttcttcttgttcctgttcgcctccagtggagcatagggccgcacccacaccccgccatcgcaCCCGGTTCTGGGCGACCCTCTCCAGTTGGGATCCATAAAGCTATGTACACATCATTGATACcagttgtgtgtctgtgtgcagtgTACGTGGTTGGAGGACCAGAAGGTTGGAGTGAAGAGTTTCATTTCAGTGCCATGAGGGACGGCAGTGACTGGAGTCCCAGGCTGATAGTGTACGGCGACATGGGCAACGAGAACGCACGAGCTCTGCCTTACCTTCAACTGGATGCCACCACCGGACACTTTGATGCTGTCCTGCACGTGGGTCAGTGGCTGCCCTGGTCACCACACTGTATATTGTTAGCAGAGCTAGACCTGTCCTTGTAGATGAGGTGTCACAGTGACATGACACTAAGACATGCACGTCttcacgcacacgcgcacacacacgactacataaatatatttctacttATATACATCTACAAATAGTTCCCCACGTGTTTGCTCAGTGTCACCTTGTTTGTGTCTCTCATTGCTACACTGTCCTAATTCCCtctaaatgaaatataaacatttgctATGTTTCAGGTGACTTTGCCTACAACATGGAGGACGTAAGTTTAAACTCTCATCACAACTTTGCGTTCACTCATTCTCTAACTTAAAATGAATACAACTGCAACTGTAAGTagatgttgacatttttcaaagtACTGTCTGTAAATACAAGGGAGCTTACAACCCATATATCAAGGCTGAACTTCATCGAGAAAAGGGCTGCAGTAGAGTGAGTCCTTGATGTTGTCATGTCAACAACGGGACTCAACGTCTGCGTGTCTGGTTAGACAGAATGGCTTCATGCAAACTGGTGCTTGGGTAAATCCTGATAAACGTTTGCTTAGAGAAACTGGAAAACTTTATTCGGATACAAAGGTGTTATAAAGTGACTGGAATAGGTCACAACCTAATCTGTTTGTCTTTCAGTATGATGCAATGGTAGGAGATGAGTTCATGCGACAGATAGAAGTCATTGCAGCATTTGTGCCCTACATGACTTGTGTGGGAAACCACGAATATGCATAGTGAGCTTTCACACTTATtgttatggtggtggtggtggtggtggtggtggtggtggtgatgattttatttaattaattaaagagCGGTGTAGGAGGATTCGCAAAGAAACTGTCGAGATTTTGCACACCACATTTGTAGCAGACACATCAGCAATTATTTCATCCACGCATGTTGATCATTGGTACACAAAATGAACGCTCTCTACTGTAGACGTGTTTATGTAACAAAGAAACCAACTTCTATCTTTACACATCACATTCCGCTTCAGAAGAATATTGCtaagacttttttttgtctcatgTTTATGCACTTTTTTTATCAACTATCTTTCAGTAATTTCTCCAACTACCGTAACCGGTTTACAATGCCTGGTGGAGATGGCACAGGAATGTACTTCAGGTGAGTCAACTTAGCGAGGTGTGTCTTTATTTTACACTGAAAACATATAGAGATTGGGTACGATTGCCTGTATCAATAGCAGTCACAAAAGCCTAGTTGTAGAGGTGATACTGTAGAATAAACATGTTGTGACTTTTCGCTGAGCTGAAGATAATGGCGGGTAGTCGTGTGTCCTTTGTCTCCTCAGCGCATCTTCGGGTGGCATAAAAAGCATGAAATCTTGAGACTGAGCACGCACCTTTTCCAACCATCTTTTACAAAGCACATAAAAGAAGTCCAAGTCTGTCTCAGAGCAACCACGGTAAAGGTCAAAGTGTATCGACAAAGTTATTAGAAATACTCCCCATGACCGAATTAGACTGTCGgatgttttgtgtttcagcTGGAACATCGGCCCCGCCCACATCATCAGCTTCAACACAGAAGTGTACTACAATGAATACGCCACCACAGACAACATCAAACGTCAGTATGACTGGCTGGAGGCGGACCTACAGGAggccaaccagccagccaaccgtGCAGCCAGACCTTGGATCATCACCATGGGACACAGACCCATGTACTGCtccaacgacgacgacgacgagatGTGCCGCAACCCCGCAAATCCTGTTAGCAGCTTTATGATTTATGGGACAGAATAAGCACAAATCctgtcatatttttgttgtaagaTTGTTGTTGCAAACCAGTTTATTTTACTCTTATTATTTTAGCATTCAGTTATAACTAGGAACACGACACGTTTTCTACTGATAACAGAAATGTCATCGTCTTCCTCTTTGTTGTAGATACGCAATGGCACCGCTGCCTTTTGGCCAAACCTGGAGGACCTGTTCTACAAATATGGAGTGGATTTGGAAATATACGCACATGAACACTCCTACGAACGGTTGTGGCCCGTGTACAAATCAAAGGTAACAAATGGGAAACATTTCTTGTCATGTGTGACTCAGATCACTTCCACTCGGGCTCCAGGTCTCACGTGGTCAACGCTTCTTGTCTAAATCGTCCAGAAGGTTATGCctgatctttcttttcatgtacAGCTCACTGTACTTCGGTCTCTCTCAATATTCCTGATGAATGTATGTTGTTCCACAGGTGTGCAACGGAAGCAGTGAACCTTACACCAACCCACCAGCACCAGTCCACATCATCACCGGCTCAGCGGTGAGCTAATAACACTTAGTGTTAGAGGGTGGACCATTTAGGATGACTGTCCTCTATAAAAGTGAGCTGCTCACTTGTAGTATGATAAAAGCAGTTACAGGTAGAAGAATCTATGAGAGGTCGAACCCCAGAGCTGAAGGTACAGTTTAAATACAGCACCAGCGACAACACCTGTAGAAGTCGGCTTAAAAATGAGTTTGCTGATTGTTTAAACTGACTTTAGTGTAAACAAGTTActtaataaaacagttttttccttttcgtgGGCTTCATATTTTGAAGAACCCATAAACTGATCTTCTACAAAGAGAGAAAGCATTTAGACTGATGACAACTGACGATTCTGCTGCCTCGTCGCAAAGATCCTCAGTACGCCACTGTGTGTAATACACCACGATACATAGTCACACCACTTATTTTACACTGGCTTAATCCAAGTTAATCCCTTTTTCACTTAATTGCTATAAACTGCTATTGTTTCACACTGTTAGATTTGTTAAATGAGTTTCTTGCCGTCTCAGCACATGAAGCTCTGCTCTCGTACAACTTAAGCACAGATTACTTTAACTCTTATGTAGAAAGGACACAGATGACAAGCTGTCagactttgtttgtttgtcatcaGTAATGTGTGTTACAGGGAGATAAGGAGGGTCAGGAAAAGTTCCTGCCTCACCCAGAGGTGTGGAGTGCTGTTCGTAGTGATGACTATGGCTTCACCGTCATGGACATCATCAACTCCACACACCTGACTCTCAGCCAGGTGTCCACTGACAAGGTGAGGCTGATTTTATCTTTATCTCTCACCTAATCAATGTAGCATCTTTAATACCAACTATCTTTCCTCGGTTTAACTGACGTCTTCACAAGGACGTTGCTCTGTCCTTAACCAATGGCTAGAAGAAAGGGTGACTGACAGTTTGATTTCTGGTCTGTCCTACATCTACAGGAAGGACAGGTCATCGACAGTGTTATCCTCGTTAAGGATAAACATGGCGCTGGGCTGTACAACTGTGTGTAAGAAGAGGGTCGGAAACTGAATCACAACTGACAGCTTCGCAACACAAAGCCTGCTTACTCCTTGACAAGCATTCAGTGAACAAGAAAGGCAATAAAGTGATTCAAAATTACTTCGTGTTGTAGCAGCAACTATTTAATGTGGCAGCCTCTgatgcagaaaatgtttctgtacAAAAGacgtgaaataaaaatgtgttttgtgtgtgtgtgagagagagagacagggttTGAAGCTTAAAACACGCACAATCAGAGACAATCAGAGAAGTGCTACTTACCCAACTTCCACGGACAAAATAAGTGCGTCTGGCATTGAGGACTGAAGTCAGTCTGCACAGTGCACATGTCATGGCAGTCAACACACAATACACACGTCATGGCAACACAATGGGGATGACAGGTGCCCCTCACGTGGTTTGGCTGTGGCAGGCTCTCCAAATGTCACAATAAGCAAACATCACAAGCGTCACAGCAGGCAGATGGTCGGCGGACCAATTGTCAGAGTGCCGAGACCAAGCAGACTCGCCAGATGTCACGAGGTTAGGCCTGCACGTCCAGTCATGTATTTCTCGTGGTTGTGAGAAACGCTGATTGATGCGAGCAGTTTGCACACATCCTACTCACGTCATGCAACCCAAAAACCTTGCATAAACTCTTTTCTGCAATACAAACCGTCTCCTTCAGCCATACCTGTGGACATCATGAATACAATGTACAAGACAGGGAGACTACTCGCACTCTCACTCAGCAGACAGGGAGACTACTCGCACTCTCactcaggagaatactgggaagatattgagtactattgagaatatgaagaaatgttatcatattaaactgcaaaagggtgatcatcacttcagtttattcaaaaCAGCTCAATGTCGCTACCGAAGCGAGTGATCTCTACACGTCCATGGAGAGAAGCGAGCGGAGTGGACTCCAGCCAGTAGATctaaacagttcgcacttcaaataacattatatacattatatacattttttacattatatacagaCCTATTGCAAACCAAAAGAgtaagaaaacgcagcagaagcacatgtaagcatgaaggtccaacacttttctCCAAATGGAAGCACGACCACAGAAGAAAATCAAGGGGAGCCTATCCTCTCAGCCTGCGAGGtgaagggacacaactctcatATCACCCGGCAACTGGGTCAAGTACATGAAGAGAACCGCGgtgtttgttgacaaacataCGAAACTCTGTTTATGATGAGTATACTGACCGTCACGTGGGCGTCACGTGGACACCTCGCCATTTGGGGTGCTTGGTGGCGCAGTGGGTAAAGCGCCTGTCATCACGACATCGAGAATTCCGCTTCTCCAGcctgtttgcgtgcgtgcgttcttgcataatatgtgtgtgtgaagaagaATTTGATACATACCCTAAATTAGTGCGTGTTCCTGAGCTTGTATGTAAATCACGATGAGCCCACTGGGTTCTGAGAAAGGAGATTTATAACTACgctacatcatcatcgtcatcatcatcttacaAAGACTTAAAATGTAGAGCAGGAGCTCAGAGTCGATGAAGTTGTGTGCTTGCCACATCTCCCTtcccatcaaataaataaataaataaataaaaataaagtatttcttcatcgttgtgtgtgtggctgcggACACAGACAAGTCAAACACACTAGCATCGACTCACAGTATCCTTatctgtctcgagcgcgaactATTCTAATCTCTCTGTGTCGAAAACATTactgttcaaactgttcattGAATTGTGTCCTCTATATGTGAGCGAAGTAACCTACTCATTTCTAGGGGTAGCAGAGGAGATAAGCAGTGAGGGTTCACAAAAATTGGTGTACACAGGTGAATTTTTATTAGATGTGCGCTGCACTAGCTCCTTGTGTATAAAAGGAGACCATCGCCGCCGGCCCAGAGTCGCAGTTTTTGCCCAGGTAGCACTTTTTACCTGTGAAACGTCTGCTGAACACTTCTCTCTGTCAG from Pomacea canaliculata isolate SZHN2017 linkage group LG8, ASM307304v1, whole genome shotgun sequence encodes the following:
- the LOC112570176 gene encoding acid phosphatase type 7-like → MGFGCSALPVLLVLVMPPVWGLIYVQPEQVHLSYGDVPTEMVVTWVTQDTTSASTVMYGLSDLNQTASGSMTTFVDGGSQRRTLYIHRVTLTGLKPGQKYVYVVGGPEGWSEEFHFSAMRDGSDWSPRLIVYGDMGNENARALPYLQLDATTGHFDAVLHVGDFAYNMEDYDAMVGDEFMRQIEVIAAFVPYMTCVGNHEYAYNFSNYRNRFTMPGGDGTGMYFSWNIGPAHIISFNTEVYYNEYATTDNIKRQYDWLEADLQEANQPANRAARPWIITMGHRPMYCSNDDDDEMCRNPANPIRNGTAAFWPNLEDLFYKYGVDLEIYAHEHSYERLWPVYKSKVCNGSSEPYTNPPAPVHIITGSAGDKEGQEKFLPHPEVWSAVRSDDYGFTVMDIINSTHLTLSQVSTDKEGQVIDSVILVKDKHGAGLYNCV